From the genome of Pelobacter propionicus DSM 2379, one region includes:
- a CDS encoding peptidase U32 family protein gives MNSTDHKPELLAPAGSLESFFAAMEKGADAVYAGLRDFSARARAKNFSLSQMERMLAYAHAHGRRIYVTLNTLVKEQELPQLVDTLAALAGMRVDGLIVQDLAVARLVRRHFPTIPLHASTQMTVHNTPGARVLQELGFQRAVLARELAIDEVAAIAAATPLEIEVFVHGALCFSISGQCFFSSYLGGHSGNRGRCAQPCRRLYSHRGKQGYFFSTNDLSAIDMLPELVRAGVRSLKIEGRMKSAEYVASVVQAYRLVLDATERSRGEALAAAKGLLKHSFGRTPTKGFLASQQPDDIANPWQKGGTGRFVGQIKSIRGNRLSFETRDSLHVGDRLRVQPKSDMAGQAWTVRELFCNRRKVMEAKAGSLVELETPFRFAAGDAVYKVSSREAFTMSENACMRRLESVKGEKLPCRLQLSASCSSPVEEGGEVILHVSADAAAVRLDLDFPLGRLEPARTAEMAAVLKAQFAKTGEAPFRLESLEAPDFPSLLIPSAAFREIRGRLYAALAEKVSQQGFREDIAAARGAALRELKMALEEAGRTGGGRESLSVIMDNPRDWRFPLQLGAERTLLQLSKATIHQLPSLVPRMRGSEERIVWQLPFMIFDRDLALYRSTLVQLYGAGFRRFEAANISHFHLLKKLAGLHISAWHRCFTLNSQSLLAWKELGAESVTLYMEDDAANLGDLLAAPLGVERRVIVYAPLPVMTTKIRIKDVHSNIPLQSDRGEEYSVSSRDGLQTISAALPFSLTGRRNELRHKGCSSFLIDLRQAKRESWADIIGAFKAGRPMADTTEFNYANELV, from the coding sequence ATGAACAGTACTGATCACAAACCCGAACTGCTGGCTCCGGCCGGCTCCCTGGAGTCCTTCTTCGCCGCCATGGAAAAGGGGGCCGATGCCGTCTATGCCGGGCTTAGGGATTTTTCCGCCCGGGCCCGGGCCAAAAACTTCAGCCTGTCACAGATGGAACGCATGCTGGCCTATGCCCATGCCCACGGCAGGAGGATCTACGTCACCCTGAACACCCTGGTCAAGGAACAGGAGCTGCCCCAGCTGGTGGATACCCTGGCTGCCCTGGCCGGTATGCGGGTGGACGGCCTGATCGTACAGGATCTTGCGGTGGCGCGGCTGGTGCGCCGCCACTTCCCCACCATCCCGCTGCACGCCTCGACCCAGATGACCGTGCACAACACGCCGGGTGCCAGGGTCTTGCAGGAGTTGGGTTTTCAGAGGGCGGTGCTGGCGCGGGAACTGGCCATTGACGAGGTGGCGGCAATCGCGGCGGCAACACCGCTGGAGATCGAGGTGTTCGTCCATGGCGCGCTCTGCTTCTCCATCTCGGGCCAGTGCTTCTTCTCCTCCTATCTGGGGGGGCACAGCGGCAACCGTGGGCGCTGCGCCCAGCCCTGTCGCAGGCTCTACAGCCACCGCGGCAAGCAGGGGTACTTCTTCTCCACCAACGACCTGTCGGCCATCGACATGCTGCCGGAGCTGGTCAGGGCGGGAGTCAGGTCGCTGAAGATCGAGGGGCGCATGAAATCGGCCGAGTATGTGGCCAGCGTGGTGCAGGCCTACCGTCTGGTGCTGGATGCAACCGAGCGCTCCCGCGGTGAGGCGCTCGCGGCTGCCAAGGGGCTGCTCAAGCACTCCTTCGGCCGCACCCCCACCAAGGGGTTTCTGGCATCCCAGCAGCCGGACGATATCGCCAACCCCTGGCAGAAGGGGGGCACCGGCCGCTTCGTGGGGCAGATCAAGTCCATCAGGGGAAACCGACTCAGCTTCGAGACCCGCGATAGCCTGCATGTGGGCGACCGCCTGCGGGTGCAGCCGAAGAGCGACATGGCCGGCCAGGCCTGGACCGTGCGTGAGCTGTTCTGCAACCGCAGGAAGGTCATGGAGGCAAAGGCCGGAAGCCTGGTGGAGTTGGAAACCCCCTTTAGGTTCGCGGCTGGGGACGCGGTGTACAAGGTTTCCTCCAGGGAGGCCTTTACCATGAGCGAGAACGCCTGCATGCGGCGGCTGGAATCGGTCAAGGGGGAAAAGCTCCCCTGCCGCTTACAGCTTTCGGCATCATGCTCCTCTCCCGTCGAGGAGGGAGGAGAGGTCATCCTGCATGTTTCGGCCGATGCCGCAGCTGTCCGTCTCGACCTGGACTTCCCCCTGGGGCGGCTGGAGCCGGCTCGCACCGCTGAGATGGCGGCTGTCCTCAAGGCGCAGTTCGCCAAGACCGGGGAAGCCCCCTTCCGCCTGGAATCCCTGGAAGCGCCCGATTTCCCCTCCCTGCTGATCCCCTCGGCTGCCTTCCGGGAGATCCGCGGCCGGCTGTACGCTGCACTGGCCGAGAAGGTTTCACAGCAAGGTTTCCGGGAAGACATCGCCGCTGCCCGCGGCGCTGCGCTTCGGGAGCTGAAGATGGCGCTGGAAGAGGCGGGCCGCACGGGCGGTGGCCGGGAGTCCCTGTCCGTGATCATGGACAATCCCCGCGACTGGCGCTTTCCGCTGCAGCTGGGGGCGGAGCGCACCCTGCTGCAGCTCTCCAAGGCCACTATCCACCAGCTCCCCTCGCTGGTGCCCCGCATGCGCGGCTCGGAGGAACGCATCGTCTGGCAGCTCCCCTTCATGATCTTCGACCGCGACCTGGCGCTCTACCGCTCCACTCTGGTACAGCTGTACGGCGCCGGTTTCCGCCGGTTCGAGGCGGCGAACATCTCCCATTTCCACCTGCTGAAGAAGCTGGCCGGCCTGCACATCTCCGCCTGGCACCGCTGCTTCACCCTCAACAGCCAGTCCCTGCTGGCCTGGAAAGAACTGGGGGCCGAGAGCGTGACCCTCTACATGGAGGATGACGCGGCCAACTTGGGCGATCTGCTGGCTGCGCCGCTTGGCGTTGAACGGCGCGTGATCGTGTATGCGCCCCTGCCGGTCATGACCACCAAGATCCGTATCAAGGATGTGCACAGCAACATCCCTCTGCAATCGGACCGCGGCGAGGAGTATTCGGTCAGCAGTCGTGACGGTTTGCAGACCATCAGCGCGGCACTTCCGTTCTCCCTGACCGGCCGGCGCAATGAGCTGCGCCACAAGGGATGCAGTTCGTTCCTGATTGATCTGCGCCAGGCGAAACGTGAATCCTGGGCCGATATCATCGGCGCCTTCAAGGCCGGCCGCCCCATGGCGGATACGACCGAGTTCAACTATGCCAACGAGTTGGTGTAG
- a CDS encoding hybrid sensor histidine kinase/response regulator produces the protein MQAIETYALKVSSGEAEAADVPEGDFFGELNNLNRSIVGMTRSLAEARQEQVRKTAEQVLRESETILRAFIDVMPVGVRWSDSDDVIKHVNTCFIEMFGYTAADIPTLDEWFLRAYPDPDRREYISSRRKAVVRAALVDGTPIQPLESIIACKDGSDRHVIVNTQFSRDLRLDIFTDITERESLQNRLLNAQRLESLGVLAGGIAHDFNNILTGIMGNISMARMVLAMPGKSDKLLDNAEKAALRATELATQLLTFAKGGAPVKKTVSIRKIVDESLSLAIRGTNVKGVVQLPDSLHDIEADEGQVSQVFNNIVINAVQAMPGGGEISVHGMNVVLGSENRFILPPGDYVKLSFTDQGCGMPEDVRKKIFDPYFTTKSHGMGLGLASVHSIVKRHGGYIDVRSTIGEGTTFTLLLPSTGKTSLEEETGERVTQCDVPAEGAVLVMDDEEMIRELAAEILGHLGYEVTTCASGEEAIRMYLGAKEGNKPFSYVIMDLTVPGGMGGRESAAEILAFDPCARLIASSGYSNNPVMASFRDYGFCGAIVKPYTPAELARVVHSIVAARV, from the coding sequence TTGCAAGCGATTGAAACCTATGCCCTGAAAGTCAGTTCGGGAGAGGCGGAAGCTGCGGATGTCCCTGAAGGTGACTTTTTCGGCGAACTGAACAATCTCAATCGTTCAATCGTCGGAATGACCCGCTCCCTTGCCGAAGCGCGGCAGGAACAGGTACGCAAGACTGCGGAACAGGTGTTGCGGGAGAGCGAGACAATCCTCAGGGCATTCATTGACGTTATGCCGGTCGGTGTCAGATGGAGCGACAGCGACGACGTCATTAAACATGTCAACACCTGTTTCATTGAGATGTTCGGCTACACTGCTGCCGACATTCCAACGCTTGATGAATGGTTTTTGCGTGCCTATCCCGATCCGGACAGGCGCGAGTATATCAGCTCCCGCCGCAAGGCGGTTGTTCGCGCAGCCCTCGTGGATGGTACGCCAATCCAGCCGTTGGAGTCGATTATTGCGTGCAAGGACGGCTCTGACCGGCATGTCATTGTCAATACCCAGTTTTCCCGGGATCTCCGTCTGGATATTTTCACCGATATTACGGAGCGCGAATCTCTGCAGAACAGGCTGCTCAACGCCCAGCGCCTCGAATCCCTGGGGGTGCTTGCCGGAGGGATCGCCCATGATTTCAACAATATCCTCACCGGCATCATGGGAAACATCTCCATGGCGCGCATGGTTCTGGCCATGCCGGGAAAATCGGACAAGCTCCTGGATAATGCTGAAAAAGCGGCCCTCCGGGCAACCGAACTCGCCACCCAGTTGTTGACCTTCGCCAAAGGCGGAGCTCCCGTAAAGAAAACCGTATCGATACGGAAGATCGTAGACGAATCATTGTCCCTGGCCATTCGGGGTACGAACGTCAAGGGGGTGGTGCAGCTTCCCGATTCCCTCCACGACATCGAAGCTGATGAAGGTCAAGTCAGCCAGGTGTTCAACAACATCGTCATCAATGCCGTACAAGCCATGCCGGGAGGGGGGGAGATATCCGTGCACGGGATGAATGTGGTCCTGGGGAGCGAAAACAGGTTCATACTGCCCCCCGGTGACTACGTCAAACTCTCGTTCACCGATCAGGGGTGCGGCATGCCGGAAGATGTGCGGAAAAAGATTTTCGACCCCTACTTCACCACAAAGTCACATGGCATGGGCCTTGGCCTCGCCTCAGTCCACTCCATAGTGAAGCGGCATGGTGGATATATTGACGTTCGCTCCACGATCGGCGAAGGGACGACATTTACCCTGTTACTGCCCTCGACCGGAAAGACCTCATTGGAAGAGGAGACCGGTGAAAGGGTCACGCAGTGTGACGTTCCAGCGGAAGGGGCAGTGCTCGTCATGGACGATGAAGAGATGATCCGCGAGCTTGCGGCTGAAATACTCGGACACCTGGGCTATGAGGTGACAACCTGCGCCAGCGGTGAAGAGGCAATAAGGATGTACCTTGGGGCCAAGGAAGGAAACAAGCCGTTTTCATACGTGATTATGGATCTTACGGTACCGGGCGGGATGGGTGGCAGGGAAAGCGCGGCAGAGATTCTGGCGTTTGATCCCTGTGCCCGCTTGATCGCTTCAAGCGGCTATTCCAACAACCCTGTCATGGCCAGCTTCCGCGACTACGGCTTTTGCGGGGCAATTGTCAAGCCCTATACTCCGGCTGAACTGGCGCGGGTAGTGCATTCTATCGTTGCGGCACGGGTTTGA
- a CDS encoding substrate-binding periplasmic protein — protein MMRLLALSVLFIILTATVATGQSKVIYPAFESETDSRYSDLLEILKTALDKTVAEYGPYTLQPSRSGMNEARSFAELSNPAGMVTIAWGGTSVRKEKEYRVVRIPLRKGILGYRVALIAKQRQADMDRIRNPGDLRKVRIGQGIGWGDVAIYEANGIKVDTAGYESLFTMVAANRIDLFPRGINEVFNEFAARRRSIPNLGVEKNLLIYYPWPYYFFFNKTNAALAKRVEAGIRKMRKDGSFDAIFMKYNRSSIIKANLKNRRIIRIQNPTLPRETPLADASLWFDPAAMK, from the coding sequence ATGATGCGTTTGCTTGCACTGTCGGTGCTGTTCATCATACTGACTGCCACGGTGGCAACAGGGCAATCCAAGGTCATCTATCCCGCCTTCGAGTCAGAAACCGATTCGCGCTACAGCGATCTGCTGGAAATCCTGAAGACGGCTCTCGACAAAACCGTGGCGGAATACGGGCCGTATACGCTCCAGCCGAGCAGGTCCGGCATGAACGAGGCGCGCTCCTTTGCCGAGTTGAGCAATCCGGCCGGCATGGTCACCATCGCCTGGGGAGGGACATCCGTCCGGAAGGAGAAGGAGTACCGCGTTGTGAGAATACCGCTTCGAAAAGGCATTCTCGGATACCGCGTGGCCTTGATCGCCAAACAGCGGCAGGCGGATATGGACAGGATCCGAAATCCGGGTGATCTGAGAAAGGTACGAATCGGCCAGGGGATCGGGTGGGGCGATGTGGCGATCTACGAGGCAAATGGCATCAAGGTTGACACGGCGGGCTACGAGAGTCTGTTCACCATGGTCGCCGCCAACCGCATCGATCTCTTCCCGCGCGGCATCAACGAGGTGTTCAATGAGTTTGCCGCCCGCCGGCGTTCCATCCCCAATCTTGGCGTCGAGAAGAATCTGCTGATCTACTATCCCTGGCCCTACTATTTTTTCTTCAATAAAACCAACGCAGCCCTCGCGAAACGCGTCGAAGCCGGGATCCGGAAAATGAGGAAGGACGGTTCCTTCGACGCGATTTTCATGAAATACAACAGATCATCGATCATTAAAGCCAATCTCAAGAACCGGCGCATCATCAGGATCCAGAACCCCACCCTTCCAAGGGAGACACCGTTGGCCGACGCCTCGCTGTGGTTCGATCCGGCTGCGATGAAGTGA
- a CDS encoding thermonuclease family protein, with product MNHFLLAALLLLLTCTDACAGQTVQGMVRAVFDGDTLLLATPGRSRLTVRLYGIDAPEISKPERPGQPFGAVARRTLMYKVMGRQVTAEIVESDQYQRSVAVIRYSGRDINYEMVAEGMAWAYRHYLAGSYASEYIGAEQAARLSQCGLWRDANPRPPWEFRKSGQRQR from the coding sequence ATGAACCACTTTTTGCTGGCAGCGCTCCTGCTGCTCCTGACCTGCACGGATGCCTGCGCCGGCCAGACCGTCCAGGGGATGGTGCGGGCCGTATTTGACGGGGATACGCTGCTCCTGGCCACGCCGGGCCGGAGTCGTCTCACGGTGCGTCTTTACGGCATTGACGCCCCGGAAATATCAAAACCTGAGCGTCCCGGGCAGCCCTTCGGGGCCGTTGCCCGGCGGACGCTGATGTACAAGGTCATGGGGCGCCAGGTGACGGCGGAGATCGTGGAAAGCGACCAGTACCAGCGCAGCGTGGCGGTGATCCGCTATTCCGGGCGGGACATCAATTACGAGATGGTTGCCGAGGGGATGGCCTGGGCCTATCGTCACTATCTGGCTGGGAGCTACGCATCGGAGTACATCGGCGCGGAACAGGCCGCCCGGCTCAGCCAGTGTGGGCTCTGGCGCGACGCCAATCCCCGCCCTCCCTGGGAGTTCAGGAAGAGCGGTCAACGGCAGCGATAA
- a CDS encoding PTS sugar transporter subunit IIA: protein MFLRVEDIAQAVGVSERTVLGWIKNQGLPAHLQNDRYRINRVDLLEWATSHDITIPPDVFDSGSETPRLSTLSEALEAGGIHYDLAGDTPESALRQVIGRMKLPPSLDPEFLLQTFLAREALGSTALGNGIAIPHVRNPIVGQVQESAISLCFLKNPIDFDAIDGQPVSILFTLITPNVKTHLHLLAKLAFMLHDQQFKDLLHRTGSAAEIMAAIRAMEETIIRR from the coding sequence ATGTTTTTACGAGTAGAGGATATAGCACAGGCTGTGGGTGTCAGCGAACGGACGGTCCTGGGCTGGATCAAAAACCAGGGGCTTCCGGCGCATCTTCAGAACGACCGCTACCGCATCAACCGGGTCGACCTGCTGGAATGGGCCACCAGTCACGACATCACCATCCCGCCGGATGTCTTTGACAGCGGCTCGGAAACCCCGCGGCTCTCGACGCTCTCCGAGGCTCTGGAGGCGGGGGGGATCCATTACGACCTGGCTGGCGACACCCCGGAATCGGCGCTGCGCCAGGTGATCGGCCGCATGAAGCTCCCCCCCAGCCTGGATCCGGAATTCCTGCTGCAGACCTTTCTGGCGCGCGAGGCCCTGGGCTCCACCGCCCTGGGGAACGGCATCGCCATCCCGCATGTGCGCAACCCCATCGTGGGGCAGGTTCAGGAATCTGCCATCAGCCTCTGCTTCCTGAAGAACCCCATCGACTTCGATGCCATCGACGGCCAGCCGGTCAGCATTCTCTTCACCCTGATTACGCCCAATGTGAAAACCCATCTGCATCTGCTGGCAAAGCTGGCGTTCATGCTCCATGACCAGCAGTTCAAGGATCTGTTGCACCGTACCGGCAGCGCGGCCGAGATCATGGCCGCCATCCGGGCGATGGAGGAAACCATCATCAGGAGGTAA
- a CDS encoding proton-conducting transporter transmembrane domain-containing protein produces the protein MEQELASPCLLIVAAALVAALSGVPLLISPPSGGVRGQRSATVLMLIAACTGLTGAILVLLSAASETYQLFWSLPFGRAEIGIDPLSAWFLLPIFLIPGCASLYARGYWPAESHPGNVRRMTFFFGLMTAAMAGVVLARDAVTFLFAWEIMAISAYFLVSTEDEKREVSEAGTLYLITTHIATLGLFALFSLLNLLDGSWLFPATGALDASSPLATAVFLAALLGFGMKAGIMPLHIWLPSAHANAPSHVSAALSGVILKVGIYGLVRTLSFFHGLPLWWGYIVLLLGIVSGVAGVAFAIGQHDLKRLLAYHSIENIGIITMGLGVALIGRTIDSPAMVLLGMAGALLHVLNHAVFKALLFMGAGSIIHASGTREIDLMGGLGRKLPATALLFGVGAVAICGLPPLNGFVSELLIYLGCFRGVQGDGSSAAMTALAAPALALIGGLAVACFVKVYGIVFLGMARTHKHGQGHEAGWQMLLPMGLLALVCLAVGLFPALLAGLLENASRAFLPTGMPALQPLALLSPFGMVTLMALGLLTLMAALALWYRWRLARAPRGETITWSCGYQRPAPRIQYSASSFAQMLTGLFSFVLRQESQLPAIAGPFPRASRFHSHVPEAVLELVYIPALKRLHRRFSGVRRLQGGLLQQYMLYILLTLVALFLCDSI, from the coding sequence ATGGAGCAGGAGCTGGCTTCACCCTGTCTGCTGATAGTGGCCGCCGCGCTTGTGGCGGCCCTGTCCGGTGTTCCGCTGTTGATTTCTCCGCCATCGGGCGGGGTTCGTGGTCAACGGTCGGCAACAGTCCTCATGCTGATCGCCGCCTGCACCGGCCTGACCGGGGCGATACTAGTGCTTCTCTCCGCTGCATCAGAAACCTATCAGCTCTTCTGGTCACTCCCCTTCGGCCGGGCCGAGATCGGCATCGACCCGCTCTCGGCCTGGTTTCTGCTCCCCATCTTCCTGATTCCCGGCTGCGCCTCCCTGTACGCCCGCGGCTACTGGCCCGCCGAATCCCATCCCGGCAACGTGCGGCGCATGACCTTCTTCTTCGGCCTGATGACGGCCGCCATGGCCGGCGTGGTCCTGGCCCGCGACGCCGTCACCTTCCTGTTCGCCTGGGAGATCATGGCCATCTCGGCCTACTTCCTGGTCTCCACCGAGGATGAAAAGCGCGAGGTGAGCGAGGCCGGCACCCTGTACCTGATCACCACCCACATCGCCACCCTGGGCCTGTTCGCCCTCTTTTCCCTGCTGAACCTGCTGGATGGTTCCTGGCTCTTCCCGGCTACCGGCGCCCTGGATGCCTCGTCTCCCCTGGCAACGGCCGTTTTCCTGGCCGCCCTGCTCGGTTTCGGCATGAAGGCCGGCATCATGCCGCTGCACATCTGGCTCCCGTCGGCCCACGCCAATGCGCCCAGCCACGTTTCCGCAGCCCTGTCGGGGGTCATCCTCAAGGTGGGTATCTATGGCCTGGTGCGCACCCTCTCCTTCTTCCACGGTCTTCCGCTTTGGTGGGGATACATCGTGCTGCTGCTGGGGATCGTTTCCGGCGTGGCAGGAGTGGCCTTCGCCATCGGTCAGCACGACCTGAAGCGGCTCCTGGCCTATCACAGCATCGAAAACATCGGCATTATCACCATGGGGCTGGGGGTGGCGCTGATCGGGCGGACCATCGACTCGCCGGCCATGGTGCTCCTGGGCATGGCTGGAGCGCTGCTGCATGTCCTCAACCATGCCGTGTTCAAGGCGCTGCTCTTCATGGGGGCCGGCTCCATCATCCACGCCAGTGGTACCCGCGAAATCGACCTGATGGGGGGGCTTGGCCGCAAGCTGCCCGCTACGGCCCTGCTGTTCGGGGTGGGCGCGGTGGCCATCTGCGGTCTGCCGCCGCTGAACGGCTTTGTCAGTGAACTGCTGATCTATCTGGGCTGTTTCAGGGGGGTGCAGGGGGACGGCAGCAGTGCTGCCATGACCGCCCTGGCCGCGCCGGCTCTGGCGCTGATCGGCGGGCTGGCCGTGGCCTGCTTCGTCAAGGTCTACGGCATCGTTTTCCTGGGAATGGCACGCACGCACAAGCATGGACAGGGACATGAGGCCGGCTGGCAGATGCTGCTCCCCATGGGGCTGCTGGCGCTGGTCTGCCTGGCTGTCGGCCTGTTCCCCGCTCTCCTGGCCGGCCTGCTGGAGAATGCCTCCCGGGCCTTCCTGCCGACCGGGATGCCTGCCCTTCAGCCGCTGGCCCTTCTGTCGCCGTTTGGGATGGTGACGCTCATGGCCCTTGGCCTGCTGACCCTGATGGCCGCTCTGGCCCTCTGGTACCGTTGGCGGTTGGCCCGCGCGCCCAGGGGAGAAACCATCACCTGGAGCTGCGGCTACCAGCGCCCGGCGCCCCGCATACAGTACAGCGCCTCCTCATTTGCCCAGATGCTGACCGGACTGTTCTCCTTCGTGCTGCGACAGGAGAGCCAGCTTCCCGCCATTGCCGGGCCCTTTCCCCGGGCCAGCCGCTTCCACAGCCACGTTCCCGAGGCGGTGCTGGAGCTGGTTTACATTCCGGCCCTGAAGCGCCTGCACCGGCGTTTCAGCGGGGTGCGCCGGTTGCAGGGGGGGCTGCTGCAGCAGTACATGCTCTACATCCTGCTGACCCTGGTGGCGCTGTTTCTCTGCGACTCCATCTGA
- a CDS encoding Na+/H+ antiporter NhaA: MLREFSIPLISGVIVALVWANISPESYQHFDHDRNFGPFSFHFIVNDFFMVLFFGIAAAEITQSCLPGGDLYPLRKAVNPLLATIGGVVGPVLVYVVLNALMGDPSLLRGWGIPTATDIALAWLVASLVFGKRHPAISFLLLLAIADDAIGLAIIALFYPDPNLPAAPQWLVLVLSGMGAAALLRRGNAQSYWPYIILGGGLSWAGLFMAHLHPALALVFIVPFLPHPHREKKHLFEEDMRDLSPLASFEHEWKVMVDFGLFLFGLANAGVTFGSIGAATWLVLASLVIGKTGGIFFMGWLGRRLGYPLPSRVGGKELALVGLIAGIGLTVALFVAGEAFTDPARQGAAKMGALMSAGCAVLALAAGRIMNVKRIT, encoded by the coding sequence ATGCTGCGGGAATTCTCCATACCGCTCATCTCCGGCGTGATCGTCGCCCTTGTCTGGGCCAACATCTCGCCCGAGAGCTACCAGCATTTCGACCACGACCGGAACTTCGGCCCCTTCAGCTTCCACTTCATCGTCAATGACTTCTTCATGGTCCTGTTTTTCGGCATCGCCGCCGCGGAAATCACCCAGAGCTGCCTGCCGGGCGGGGACCTATACCCGCTGCGCAAGGCGGTCAATCCGCTCCTGGCAACGATTGGCGGCGTTGTCGGGCCGGTGCTGGTCTATGTGGTTCTCAACGCCCTGATGGGCGATCCCTCGCTGTTGCGGGGATGGGGCATTCCCACGGCAACGGATATCGCCCTGGCCTGGCTGGTCGCCAGCCTGGTTTTCGGCAAACGGCATCCCGCCATCTCCTTCCTGCTGTTGCTGGCCATCGCCGATGACGCCATCGGCCTGGCCATCATCGCCCTGTTCTACCCCGACCCCAACCTGCCGGCGGCGCCGCAATGGCTGGTGCTGGTCCTGAGCGGCATGGGGGCAGCGGCGCTGCTGCGTCGAGGCAACGCGCAGAGCTACTGGCCCTATATCATCCTGGGCGGGGGGCTGTCCTGGGCGGGGCTATTCATGGCCCACCTGCATCCCGCACTGGCGTTGGTATTCATCGTGCCGTTCCTCCCCCACCCTCACCGCGAAAAGAAACATCTGTTCGAAGAGGATATGCGGGATCTGTCACCCCTGGCAAGCTTCGAGCACGAATGGAAGGTGATGGTCGATTTCGGACTGTTCCTGTTCGGCCTGGCAAATGCAGGAGTGACGTTCGGTTCCATTGGAGCAGCCACCTGGCTGGTTCTGGCGTCGCTGGTCATCGGAAAAACCGGGGGGATCTTCTTCATGGGGTGGCTGGGCAGGCGGCTCGGTTATCCGCTCCCCTCACGGGTGGGTGGGAAGGAACTGGCGCTGGTCGGGTTGATCGCCGGCATCGGCCTGACCGTTGCGCTGTTCGTGGCCGGCGAGGCATTCACCGATCCGGCCCGTCAGGGGGCAGCCAAGATGGGCGCCCTGATGAGCGCCGGCTGCGCCGTTCTGGCCCTGGCAGCCGGCAGGATCATGAACGTCAAGCGCATCACATGA
- a CDS encoding nucleoside deaminase, translated as MTIPIMTIRFPDWVEPFLASSPRTFPTPLERMGFVIQLSRLNVCHGSGGPFGAAVFGRDGMLIAPGINLVASSNCSLLHAEMVALACAQQALGRFDIGDGGRVACDLYASTEPCAMCFGAIPWSGVSGLVCGARDRDARAVGFDEGPKLSDWVGALGRRGISVERDLLRHEACSVLREYATKGGVIYNSGPTAARRNRVSKEQT; from the coding sequence ATGACCATCCCCATCATGACAATCCGCTTCCCCGACTGGGTGGAGCCTTTCCTGGCCAGTTCACCGCGAACGTTTCCCACCCCTTTGGAGCGAATGGGGTTCGTTATCCAGCTTTCCCGCCTCAACGTATGCCATGGCAGCGGTGGCCCCTTCGGCGCCGCCGTGTTTGGCCGTGACGGTATGTTGATCGCACCCGGCATCAACCTGGTGGCAAGCTCCAACTGCTCGCTGCTGCACGCCGAGATGGTGGCCCTGGCCTGCGCCCAGCAAGCGCTGGGACGCTTCGACATCGGCGATGGTGGGCGGGTGGCCTGCGACCTGTACGCCTCCACCGAACCGTGCGCCATGTGCTTCGGCGCCATCCCCTGGTCGGGCGTGAGCGGACTGGTGTGCGGGGCGCGTGACCGGGATGCCCGTGCCGTCGGTTTCGACGAAGGGCCCAAGCTTTCCGACTGGGTAGGGGCGCTGGGCCGGCGCGGCATCAGCGTAGAGCGCGACCTGCTGCGCCACGAGGCCTGCTCGGTGCTGCGTGAATACGCGACAAAGGGGGGCGTAATCTACAACAGCGGTCCGACAGCGGCCCGACGCAACCGGGTTTCAAAGGAGCAAACGTGA
- a CDS encoding DUF2284 domain-containing protein produces the protein MADQALLQKIFVGKGFSEYCWIDPQEIVVAQWVRMKSLFGCDSYGSASSPPNTPPLADCREFFREFRLGVLFHFSRHFNDPEERRAWSRDVNRALVDLERAVFIAGYPKAFLLFMDSCNLCRECASSRAACRNKKLARPSPEGMGVDLFATVAKYNYPLQVLGQYDQELNHYAFLLIE, from the coding sequence ATGGCAGACCAGGCCCTGTTGCAGAAGATCTTTGTCGGCAAGGGATTCTCCGAGTACTGCTGGATCGACCCCCAGGAGATCGTGGTGGCCCAGTGGGTGCGCATGAAGAGCCTGTTCGGCTGCGACAGCTACGGCTCGGCCTCCTCGCCGCCCAACACCCCCCCACTGGCCGATTGCCGCGAGTTTTTCCGGGAATTCCGCCTGGGAGTGCTGTTCCACTTCTCGCGCCACTTCAACGACCCGGAAGAGCGCCGCGCCTGGTCGCGTGACGTGAACCGCGCCCTGGTGGATCTGGAGCGGGCCGTGTTCATCGCCGGCTACCCCAAGGCATTCCTGCTCTTCATGGACAGCTGCAACCTCTGCCGCGAGTGCGCCAGCTCCCGCGCAGCCTGCCGCAACAAGAAACTGGCCCGCCCCAGCCCGGAGGGAATGGGGGTGGACCTGTTCGCCACCGTTGCCAAGTACAACTACCCGCTTCAGGTTCTGGGGCAGTATGACCAGGAGCTCAACCACTACGCATTCCTGCTGATCGAGTAG